From the Planktothricoides raciborskii GIHE-MW2 genome, the window ATGATGAAGATTTTGCTAATTTGCGCGATCGCACAAAACTGATTCCTTAAGGCGATCGCATATAATCACCTTTTTAATATTTTCCCAGGTTTAGGACACAGAGGACACAGCATGGCTGTGTCCCTACGGGGGGTTTTTGGGGAATGCGATCGCGTTTTCGCCCTTGGGGGAAAACGCGATCGCCTATTTACTGACTACTTTTTATCTGATGTTCAACATAAGAACGCAGCACAGCATTCATCAGAGATTGATAACCTTTTCCTTGGCTTTTGAACCAATCCAATACATCGGGATCGACCCTTAAAGAAATCGCTTGTTTGGTCAGAGGCTTCACCAGTTTTGCGTTTGACCAAAAATTCGCATCTAATTCAGGAATATCAGATGTATCAATGGCAGATTCTGGAATATTTTCTAATTCTTTAAGTCGCTTGGGTGAGATAGTCATAGTAAGTATTTTTCTCCTGACGAGTGGCTTTTCTGGCAGAGATGATGCGGATAACTCTATTTCTTTCAGTATGCAGTGACGATAACGACACCTTGTATGGCACCAATACTGATTTCTCGAATTTCTCCGTAGTCGAAACGCTCATCAATGGCGGTAAAAACGATTCCGTCAAAGATTTCTTGAGCTTCCTCAAAGCTAATGCCATGTTTTTTGAGATTTTGGGCGTTTTTATTTTCATCCCATTCAAACTGCATGATTATGTATATACAAAATGTATTTTTTTATTATGATGTAGCATAAATAAAGGCGATCGAGGCAATGGGGCGATCGCATATCATCGCATTCTTAATATTTTCCCAGGTTTAGGACACAAAGGACACAGCAATGCGGTGTCCCTACGGGGGGTTTTTGGGGGGTTTTTGGGCAATGCGATATAACAGATGAGCGATCGCTCATCAATCCGCCAAGCTGATTGCCAAAATTTTTTTCTATCTTTATAATAGAGTCAACCACAAAAGAACTAAGCAGAGAGTCTATGCCTACATATAACGAGGTACTTACTCAAGTTGAAAATCTAACGAGAGTCGAGAAAATCCGCTTATTAAAAGACCTCAATAATCTCCTGAATTTTGGAGGCGAATTAGACGGGGATAATCAGATAATTCCGCCGGATGAAATCGCAGAAAAATCAGCAGCGTGGCCAGATGATTTAGGCGAACAATCTTCGGTAATCGCTTCTCAAGAACTTAAATCAAAAATAGATCGCTTATCTCCTGAACGGCTGCTGGTTGCGGCTGATTTCTTAGCTTATTTAGCAGAACGGGAAAGCAACGATGCTACAGAAGAATTATTGAAAATTCCTGGTTTTCTAGAAGTCTTTAATCAAGCTAAAAAAAATGTAGTAGCAGGGAAGGTGACAACCGTTGACAAACTCAAACGAAAATACTGATGCAAACCTTGATTTTTATTCAGTTTTGCTAAGTTTTGATGCTCGGGATTTTTTTGAAGAATCTGATGCGCCTTTGCAACGCAAGCTAGACCGATGTTTTGAGAGATTGAAAGTCGATCCTCGCAGTCATCCTAACATTAAATCACTCAAAGGAGACTTAGCCGGATACTATCGCTATCGCGTTGGAGATTATCGAGTTGTCTATTGCATTGACGAGGGGACAAAGCAGGTAATTGTTACTGCGATCGCTCATCGCAGTGAGGTATATTAAAGCGATCGCATTTTCCGTCTTGGGATTAGGAAAAAAGGGCGATTCCGCTTTGATCGGAGGGCGAAGCATTCGCGCCGATAATTTTTCGGTTAAAAGTGAAGATATATCCGCGAATGCTTCGCCCAAGGCCATCGTGTTTTACAACCAACTCTTTAATCACTAGATGATGTACACATAAATAGCATTTGGCCATCGCCTCCCTTCTCCGCAGCCATACAACAAACTAATGTTTCATTACCGTGTTCAGGCTCGGTAGGAGGAGATATCTCTACTTGGTAGATAAAATGCTGGCTTTCCGGTTGTAAACCCAATAATTCTAGAGCATTGGTAAACCGATGATTTTCCGTATAAAATACTAGCTGTTTTTTCTGGCAATCATTAATATTAAGAATTGCTTCTACTTGTTTTGCTTTTTTTATTGAATTAAACATTGTCACTATAGAAATAGTGGAGAGAATGCCGATAATAATTATCACAAACAACAGTTCTACCAGAGTAAAACCTGAGTTCGGCTTGCGATCGAGAAAGCCAAAATAACTAAAAATGGATTTCATGGATGTTTATAATAAAAATTGAAATCAACTATTCAATTTAATTAACAAGACTTCGTGATAGCCACCAACCTATGTTCGTAGCCATCACGAAGTGTGCCTGATTAATAGTGGTGTATATCTTGAATGACTACCCAGAATCAGAATTTTAGTCACCATAAGAGGGTAGTAAAAAAATTACTGCCAAAACCATCGCCAACGGTAACAATCTGTCTGCCATACACCTGGTCGCGACGAACTAACAGCCTTGCCCCATACATTGTTATTACCGTACTTCCATTGACAGAGCTTATTCCGATCGACAGGAGGTGTCCCAGATGGTATTCCTCCTTTCTGCTGCCAATAATTCATATTATCTGCTGTAGTTAGACGACCTAAGCGTTCGTCTCTTGTAAACCACCAAGCATCGGCTGGCTGGGCGTGAGAAAAAAGAACTACACCAGCAACTAAGGCCGCTATTGGTATTTTCCTAAATTGTGCTGATTTTACCATGACTTATTCTCTCCTATTTTAACGCTTAAATTTCTCTGAGGAGGATTTATATACAATTATCTTCTTAAGTTTCGATAAATGGAACTGACACCGTGTCAGAATATGTAATCAATTTAATGTCATTCAATGTCAGGTGTGATGACATAAGTCATCTCTTGTCAGATTATTTGTGATAAAATCATAAAAAAATACCAATCACAGCAATGGACATCGATGTATTAAAGTTTACAGATAGTTTATTTTTTTCCGAGACGGGTCAACATATAAATCGTCTCCAAAAGGTGATTTTGACAGGAACACTGCATGGTCATAAATATAGCGAAATAGCCAAAGCGGAAAACTGTACCGAAGGTCATGTGAGAAATGTTGCGTCACAATTATGGCAAGTTCTCTCCAATGCTTTAGAGCAAGAAGTGAATAAATCTAATTTGTCTGATATATTACATCGTTATAATTTTTCGATTATTATTTCATCAGAATTTGTGAATATTAATCAGATGACTTTGTGCAATAATATACAGAAATTAGAAGTCATCAATAATTGCTCGCCCGTTCCCCCTTCCCCTCCAGCCCCAGCAAATCCTCCTCCACTATATATAGACTTAGGTGACGCCCCAGAAATCTTCACCTTTTACGATTCGCCTAGGGGTGATTTCGGTTCACGCACCACCGAACTCGCCACCCTAGAACAATGGATCTCAAACGACGGGTTTAACAGGGGCGATATTCTTCCTTCCCGCACAAAAATCGCCGCAATTTTAGGCATGAGTGGCATTGGCAAAACTGCCTTGGCTATCCGCTTAATAGACAGAATCAAAACCCAATTTAATTACGTTATCTATCGGAGTCTCCGGTTTTCACCCCCCCTGGAAACCATGCTGACAAACCTGCTACAAATTTTCTCCGAATCAGCAGAAAATTCCCCGCCCGTTTGGGGCAAGCAGGGAATCGCTAATAGTCAAATTTTTAACTACTTACGGCAGCATCGTTGCTTAATCGTATTCGATGACTTAGAAGCACTTTTTAGTGACGGTAAGCTTGCCGGACAATATAAACCAGGTCATGAAGATTATCAGCGATCTTTACAACAAGTTACCGAAGTAAATCATCATAGTTGTTTCATTTTAATTAGTTCCGAACAACCTAGAGAAATTGCCGAATTAGAAAAATCAAACTATCCGATTCATTCCTTAGTTTTAGGCGGTATAGGCATCGCGGCGAAAGATATTTTAACCGGGCATCAGTTATCCGATGAATCAATGTGGGAAACCCTGATTAATCTGTATCAAGGCAATCCTCTCTGGTTAAATATAACGGCGACTCTAATTGCCGAATTATTTGGCGGCAGTGTAGCTGATTTTTTGCAATACGATATGCCCATGTTAGATGAATCATTACGCTGGCGATTAGAGCAACAATTTCAGCGATTAACCGAGCCCGAAATTGCGGTAATTACTCAGCTTGCCTACTCAACAGAAGCCGTGGCATTATCGCAACTGTTAAACGAATTAACATTATCTCCTACCGAGTTAATCAATGCTGTGCGATCGCTGGTGAGGCGATTTATTGTGGAAACAGAAGAACGGGGCAAAATAACTTGTTTTACGTTAAATCCGGTGGTAGCGCAATATGTGAAAACTAGGCAATAGAATAGAGAAACCCGGTTTCTTGAAGAAACCGGGTTTCTAACTAACCGTCTAACTGCTGGGAAAGCAACTGATTGGTTAACTTCGGATCGGCCCGTCCGCCACTTTTCTTGATCACTTGACCGACAAAAAAGCCTTTTAGTTGCTTCTTGCCGCCACGATATTTTGCCAACTCATCAGGATGGGCGGCCAAAACTTCAGCAATCATGACTTCTAAAGCCCCGGTATCAGAAATTTGGATTAATCCCTTACTTTCCACCAGGGCTTTCGGAGAACCGCCAGCGGTGAGTAATTCTGGCAGAATATCCTTGGCAATTTTGCCGCTAATCGTGCCTGCTTGAATTAAAGAAATCAGTTCGCTGAGTTCCGCAGGCTTTAGGGCAATTTGATCGATAGTCAGTTTCTCGTTTTTCAAATAGCCGGTGATATCGCCCATAATCCAGTTAGCGGCTAGTTTGGCATCGGCACCAGCTTGTAAAGTGGCTTCAAAATATTCGGCAACGCTGCGATCGTCCGTCAGCACGCGAGTATCGTAAGCAGAAAGGCCGATATTATTCTCATAACGATGCCGTTTGGCCGCAGGAAGTTCGGGTAGTTGGGACTTCCACTCTTCTAACTGGTATGCAGGTATCTCGATTGGGCCGAGATCCGGTTCGGGGAAATAACGATAGTCACTAGAACCCTCTTTGGAACGCATACTAATCGTGCGTTGACTGCCTTCTTCCCAGAGACGGGTTTCTTGGAAAATCTTTTCCCCGGATTCTAGGGCTTCAATTTGCCGCTCAATTTCATAGTCGATCGCCCGTTGAATAGCGCTAAAGGAGTTCATATTCTTGATTTCTACCTTAACGCCAAACTCTTTTTGTCCCACGGGACGAATGGAAATATTCACATCACAGCGTAAAGAACCTTCCTGCATATTGCCATCGCTGACCCCCAGGTAGCGGACAATGCGCTGGAGTTCTTGGCCATATTCCGCTGCTTCAGCCCCGGAACGGATATCTGGTTCCGAGACAATTTCCATCAACGGCACCCCAGTGCGGTTGAAGTCTACCAAGGAGTGAGTCGAACCCGCGAGGCGATCGCTCCCTCCATGCACTAACTTACCCGCATCCTCTTCCATGTGTAAGCGAGTAATGCCGATTTTCTTGCGGGCAGCATTGCCGTCATCATCAATTAATTCAATTTCCAGATAACCATGTTCCGCGATCGGCAAGTCATACTGAGAAATTTGATAATTTTTCGGCAAATCGGGATAAAAATACTGTTTTCGGTCAAATTTACTGTACTTGGCAATCTGGCAGTTAAGAGCTAATCCGGTTTTCACCGCATATTCCAGCACTCGCTCATTGAGTACGGGCAACACTCCGGGCATTCCCATACACACGGGACAAACATTCGTGTTGGGAGGAGTGCCAAATTCCGTAGAACAATGACAAAAAATCTTAGTGTCAGACTTTACCTGGCAGTGAGTTTCCAGACCAATAATGGCTTCGTACTTCGTTTTAACTGGTGTAGCTGTGGTCATGGGCCAACAATTTGCGACTAAGCGATAATTCGCTTCTATTTTAGCGGTCTATTGCCCCGAAGCGTTGCGTTAATCGTTGACCAGGGGTGTGGGGAGCGGAGGAGCAGGGGAGCGGAGGAGCAGGGGTGGAAACAGTCAACAGTCTGTAGGGGCGAATGGCCATTCGCCCCTACCAGTCAACCATTAACAAACAACAAACAACAAACAACAATTTCCTAAAACAACAAACAACCAAAGAATCCCTACCCAAAGAATCCCTACCCAAAGAATCCCTACCCAAAGAATCCCTACCCAAAGAATCCCTACCCAACAACTAACAACCAACAAAAGAATCCCTACCCAACAACAAAAGAATCCCTAACAACCAACAAAAGAATCCCTACCCACCAACAACCAACAACAGTTCCCCACCTATTAATCCTAATAACAATACCGGCCATTTTTGGGCTTAGAATTTTCCTGTCCTTGCCGCAAAGCCCCCAACAAAGTAGACACAAAAACGCACCGTTTTTTCTTGCCACTATCCCGCAGCGCCACCGTGACTCTGCCTAACTGACCATTGGCATGACCTTTATGATTAAACTGTACTCGCCAAACTCCTGTGGCAGGATGCTTATACAAAGTCGTCTCCGCTGCATCAATTTTTACTGAGGGATTTAAATCATGCCAACCCGCATCCAATGGGTTTATCGTCACTGGATGAACCGCCCATTGTGCAGTATTATTTTGCTCTCGAAAACTGACTTGATAAATCACTTTTTGTTCGGTGGCTTTGCTCTTGGCTTGGAGCATTGCTGAATATAAGGTACTCTGAGCATTATTCACTCGAGTAGTATTTAGCAATGATAGCCAACTAGGAATCGCGATCGCGCCTAAAAGACTGATAATAAAAACCACCAGCAAAAGCTCTAGAAGCGTAAAGCCACTGGACGGAAGAAAATTATTCGCTCCATTTCTAGCATTGCTCGCATTTCTCCAAGAAGAAACCGGGTTTCTGCTATGAATATCAGCAGTTAACTGTGGGATGCGAAGAAGAAACCCGGTTTCTGTGATTCGCGAATCACCCCTACATCGATCTGGGCGATCGGTAAATCCTGAATCAGAAATTTTTCCGGCTTTTCTTAACCGGAAAACTTTCCCTAATCTTTCCCCCCTTTCAAAGGGGAGCGAGGGGGGATAATCCGCTAAATGCCGCAGTAAATGCAACTTTTCTGATGGTTTAGTTAAATCAGACATAATTACTTGACTCTGGATCAATCAAGGGAAAATGAACTTCCCCGTATTTTACTTGGACTCGATAGCCCAGAACACTTGGCTGAACATCATTTCCATTGCCCTCTTTACCATTCCAAGCCACTGTATTCGTTCCCACTGTTGCAATACCAATAACCAAAGAATCCCTACCCAAAGAATCCCTACCCAAAGAATCCCTACCCAAAGAATCCCTACCCAACAACCAATAACTAATAGCTAATTGTTACACTTATCTCCCTCAGCGGTTTTCAGCGCGCCCAAAGTAGTCTTGACAAAAACACATTTTTTCCGCCCACCGCCATTGCCAATAACTACAGTAATTTTTTTACCTTGATCAGTAACCTTGACTTCACCTTTGTAGTCAAATTGGACTGACCATGACTCGCCAATTTTATTCATATCTGTCAGTGCTGTATCGACTTGAACTCCTGGACTACTAATAGTTCGCCATATTGGGCTACCACTGGCTGAGTTCACTGACCACTGGATCGCAGGGTTACCATTGGCATTTTGGCCATTTTTAAACCGCGCTTCCCAAGTAGTCTTTCTCACCTTGGCTTTGCTTTGGGCATCCCGCATGGCTTGGAATACTTCTGATTGAGCATTACTAATTTTGTTATTGTTGACTAGGGAGATCCAACTGGGAATTCCCAGGGCAGCCAGAATTCCGATCATGACTACGACCACTAATAACTCTAATAGGGTAAAGCCAGATGTATTAGAGTGGTGCTTCAGCCAATTTTTCCTAGTTGGTAGATTAATCATAGTATTGGGTAGGGATTCTTTTGTTATTGGGTAGGGATTCTTTTGTTATTGGGTAGGGATTCTTTGGTTGTTTGTTGTTGGGTAGGGATTATGCATGTTGTTGGTTGTTGCCCGCCCTTTGAGGGGGGGTTGGGGGGGTTGTTTGTTGGACAAATGACCAAGGACAAATGGCCAAGAACAAATGACCAAGGACAAATAACAAATAACCAATAACCATATTAATTATTCTGAAGGCTCTGGTGGTGTTCGGTTTAATAAAGTACCCGCTTTGACTCGTCTGCTGATGCTTGGTAAATAAGCAGGGTTTTGTGACTTGGGTTCTTCTCCAGCGCGGGCGGCGGCATTGCCCCGCATAAAGATTACGGCATCTTGATAACCACCGGAACCACCGGGACTGGAAACACAAGCGTAGAAACCATCAGGGGTATTTGCAGCCGGACTGAGGCTATATGTAGTGTTCACATATTTATTTTGATCACAAATGGCCTGAGTTCCTCCGGTACTTTGATTCTTATCGTCATCGATTAAGTCTACGAGTACATCATCGTTGTATTGAGTAATTTTTTTGGGGGAACAAGGTGAGTTAGTACAAGGCCATTTTTGAAATGTTGTAGTTTCCGGGTCTTGGTTATTGATGAGATATTCAGCGGTTTTGGTTAAATTTTTTAAATCATCGGTTTTATATTTCCGCATTTGATAGCGGGTGATTCTGGCTGGGCCATCCCAAGTATCATTAGTGTCAGTTCGGAGTCCATAGACGACCAAGGTGTAGCTACTTCGACTATTTTTTATGCCATAACATTCTTCTTGTAAATTAATAGGCGTAGTAGGCATATTTAAACATGATACAGGCAATGCTTCATTGCTGTTAGTGGCAGTATTATAAGGAACGGCTTCTAATTTCCAAAAAGCCAGGACAGGAGTCAACCCAGAGGGAAATGTAATAATATTGCTTAATCCTGGGCAATATTCATCTCCATTGACGGGATTTCCATCAGACTGTCTCCCACCGCCTAAGCATGAGCTTTCATAAATATAAGCGGCTTGTTCAATTTCTGAAGCAATGTAATCGATCGCTTGGCCGATTTCGATTTGAGTTTGGGTTTTGGCGGTTTCTCTTTTTTCTGTTTCCAATAAGCTGACCACTAAGGAAAGCATGGCATAGACAACGACACTAGAAACCGTGATCGCCATTAATACTTCGAGCAGGGTAAATCCGCTATCTTTGGTTTGACTTAGATAGGATCGACATCTTTTGTAAATAATTTGAATATGATTTAATTTACTCATAATTCTTATCTTTGTTATTTGTTGTTAGTTGTTGGTTATTTGTTGTTGGTTATTTGTTGTTTGTCTTGCTCAATTATGAATAACAAATAACCAATAACCAGCAACCAGTAACTTACTTTAAAAGCGCTTTGTAAACTTCGGCAGACTCATCCAAATCACTCCGAACTATTGGAGTGTAAATGGCCACCAGGGGGGCAGCGCTGGAGGTGGTGATGGCGGAAAATCCGAGAGACATGGGTTCTTTGCTTAGGGCTTGTTTGCTATTTATGGCGGCAATGGGGTAAACCCGGACCCCCATCATCAAGCCAATGGGGGTTTGGCTTTTGCTGTCTGGTGAAATGTCCTTTAATGCTGTAGTTTTGGTACGGAATGTCTGCACAGCAAACTCCTCATTTTTCAGGGTGACTCGGCACCATTGATTAGAGTTGCTGGCCGTTGGTTTGGGGGTGCTGGCGGTGGTTTTACAGGCTGTATCCTCGGCAGTCGGTGCCCCGAATGCTGCGGCTTCCCCACCCCCCGCATTCGGCGGCAGCAAGGGGGTTAGTTGGGCGAGAGATAAATCCCCCCGTTCGAGAATCAGTCGGACGCGATCGATTTCTCCTTGGGCAATTTGCATGGCCTGTTGTACTCGGTATGCCCGGACACGAGTGGCCATGGCCAACATGATGGGTGAAGTGATGGCGGTAATGGACAGACCAAAGATCACAATTGCCGCCAAGCATTCCACGAGGGTAAGTCCTTTTTCAGAAGAAGCCGGGTTTCTTTTTCGCGATAAACAGATAACTTTTGAAACAAACAGCAGAAACCCGGTTTTTTTGATGGTTAAGCGGTGCATCTGGAAGCACATTTGGCCCTCCTATTAATTACAAGCAAAACCAAGGGCGGTTCTGAGTAGGCAAATGTATGGGTCATCCCCTTTCGGTTCCCGGTAAAATTCACTGCGTTCATTACCGGGAACGAGGATCCGTCGAGCAACCGGACCGGCGGGAAGGTACTGCAAACCCACATCGTAACCCCAAACCCGGTTAGGTCGGAGGTAATAGAAAATGCGTTCGTTGCTATCCGAGGCGATTCCCGGTTCCCAGGCGTCTTGATCAAATGGCCCTGTGGCATATTGACTAAAGTTTAATTGCATGAATGACCCACGAATTGTCAGGGTTTTATCTTGACTTCCTCCATCTACACGCCAGTTTTCCAGCATTCGGGGAAAGTTAATTAAACCGCCATTTCCTTGGTTAGTTTGTGCCGGAACCACGCCATTAACCATGGTGAGATTTGCTTTCGTGTCGATCGCTCTGCCTATGTAGCTGCTGGATGCATTAAAGTCACGAGCGCTAAAGGCATTATATTGCTGGTCATATGCTTTCTGATTTTTGATATAGGGGCCGGTGGTGCTTGTCACCCTGTCAGTAATTAAAACTTCACCATTCCAGTTAATCACAATGGGAGATTTTGGAGAATTGCTGGTGGTTGGATGAGCTTCCCAGGGATTTGATAACACCCAAGATTGGGTACTAATGGAAGTTTGTGGGAATAATTGCACTGTTGGGCGATTTTGGTTGGAGTATGAAGTCCGTTGGGGTGTATTGTTTAGGCAACCATACTTCTTCTGAGTATTAGCATCGTCAATGACAGTGGTCATCGGGTCAGTGTTTAAATACCCTTCTTGAATGCTGCCATCACAGAAGTTATTAGAAATGACAGTAATCGCATCTCCAAGAACTTCTGTCGGTCGCCAATAGTCCACCTCTGGGTTGGCAAAGTTGGAGTCTACGACACGTTTTGTTGACAGACCCGTCAACTCTGTAAGGGTGTCACTGCCGTTGGAGGTATGCAGGTTAAAATCACCCTGGATGTACACTGGGTTGTCGGAGACTAGAGTTAAGCCTCGGAGAATTGACTTATTCAGCGATCCACCGGGTTTACGTCGGAGGTCTTGGCCATTTTTCAAGCGGAAGCCATAAGGACGGCGATCCGGATCGGCGTAGTAGTCGATCGCCTTGGTACTCATGCCATTGGCGTCTAATGTCGGGTCTGTGGGAGTAGAAGCATTCATTTGCGATCCTCCTGGACGGGCGATCGCATCTTCCCGGACGGCATCTTCCCGGAACACATACATAATCCCACTCTTGGGGAGCCAAGTTTCAGTGTTGTCGTTCGGGGGCGAAACAGACCGCAACATATCCACGTCCAGGTTGAGTACCCGCACATTCATTTCTTCCCGACCATTGAATAAGGCAGAATCTTTAATCGCTACCCGGCGGTTTGTAGAGTTTGTACCGTTAACAATTTGAATCACTTCTCTCTGACTATTGTTTGGTGCTGCCTGACTCTCCTCAATCTCCGTGAAAGTTATGGTACTCTGAGGCAGAACCCAATCGGTCAGATCCGCCTTTTTCGGGTTAATCTTAATGGTAGCGATATCGGCATTATCTAAGGCTTTGTATCGGTCACTTCCACTATTAATAGTGGTGATGTCAGCATCCCTAATATAAGGTTCGTCATTTGGTTGTGCATGGTCGCCTGTTCCCGCGTGACCGTGGTTCACTTTCGGGAAAATATAGTACAGGGATGGGAATTTAGGATATTTGGAGCAAAGGCGAGAGAGGCCGATAAATTGCTTTTCTGTATCAGCAGTAGGAGTACCCAAACCAAAATAATTGTTACCTGAAGTCGCGCTAATATCACAAGCACTATTGATTTGAACTGTACTGTTCACCCAAGTAGCAATACCATCAGTGGGATTATAGGTGCTGCTATTATTAGGATGATTATCTGCACTAACGTTAAAGCCATAGGTGCGATCGCGTTCTACTTGCTCCTTAGTCATCACCAACCGAGCAAGTTTAATCACATCATCGGTAATGTTTAGCTTAGTTGGATCTTTATCTCTTTCTAGCGCTGCGATATAGGCATCTGGTGGTAGATTATAATTGATTGCCGCTGGCGAGGGAATAGCAGCAAGATCGATCACCTCACCATTCGTAGAATCCTGATCTTGTAACTTCCAAAGAGCCTCACCTAGCTTTGCTATACCGCCACCTAAACCAGAGGTTTTACTATTTGCATAATTATAACTTTGCAAATAATCAATGTTATAAGCCAACATTCCTAAATTTGCGGATGCGGTTTGCAGGGTGGTTAAATCCGCAAGGCTAATATTACCAGGCGTTCCCGCTTTGGGCAAAGTAATACTGGTATTTTGATCAAAAATTCGCCGGAGATTGGAAAAATTCCCCCACATAGTTAGCTGGGGTAAGGGATGCACTTTACCCGCCTCTTGTTTGGGTGGAAATGCTCCATCTGGGTCGCCCGCAAAATAGGCCAAATTTCTTAATGCTTTGCCCAAAGGGGCGGTAGACGACAGACTGGTGCTGGTGACAGTTGGCGGTGCAAATTCCCAGCCATTCGTGCCATATCCATTAAAAAAGTCGATCGCAATGGGTTTTTGTTCTGTTCCAGTCTTGTCTTTAAAAGCAATGGTTTCAAACTTCGCGCTTTCTTTGAGTGTATTCTCTGTTCCGGGGTGAACCGTCGTCGCCACCGCCGCCACCGGGTCATAACCTTTGCTTGTATCGGTGTAGTGATAGACCAAAGTAGATTGGACGGCTGCCAAGTTGTCATA encodes:
- a CDS encoding BrnA antitoxin family protein, with translation MTISPKRLKELENIPESAIDTSDIPELDANFWSNAKLVKPLTKQAISLRVDPDVLDWFKSQGKGYQSLMNAVLRSYVEHQIKSSQ
- a CDS encoding prepilin-type N-terminal cleavage/methylation domain-containing protein, which encodes MSKLNHIQIIYKRCRSYLSQTKDSGFTLLEVLMAITVSSVVVYAMLSLVVSLLETEKRETAKTQTQIEIGQAIDYIASEIEQAAYIYESSCLGGGRQSDGNPVNGDEYCPGLSNIITFPSGLTPVLAFWKLEAVPYNTATNSNEALPVSCLNMPTTPINLQEECYGIKNSRSSYTLVVYGLRTDTNDTWDGPARITRYQMRKYKTDDLKNLTKTAEYLINNQDPETTTFQKWPCTNSPCSPKKITQYNDDVLVDLIDDDKNQSTGGTQAICDQNKYVNTTYSLSPAANTPDGFYACVSSPGGSGGYQDAVIFMRGNAAARAGEEPKSQNPAYLPSISRRVKAGTLLNRTPPEPSE
- a CDS encoding Tfp pilus assembly protein FimT/FimU, with product MINLPTRKNWLKHHSNTSGFTLLELLVVVVMIGILAALGIPSWISLVNNNKISNAQSEVFQAMRDAQSKAKVRKTTWEARFKNGQNANGNPAIQWSVNSASGSPIWRTISSPGVQVDTALTDMNKIGESWSVQFDYKGEVKVTDQGKKITVVIGNGGGRKKCVFVKTTLGALKTAEGDKCNN
- a CDS encoding type II toxin-antitoxin system RelE/ParE family toxin; its protein translation is MTNSNENTDANLDFYSVLLSFDARDFFEESDAPLQRKLDRCFERLKVDPRSHPNIKSLKGDLAGYYRYRVGDYRVVYCIDEGTKQVIVTAIAHRSEVY
- a CDS encoding prepilin-type N-terminal cleavage/methylation domain-containing protein, with product MSDLTKPSEKLHLLRHLADYPPSLPFERGERLGKVFRLRKAGKISDSGFTDRPDRCRGDSRITETGFLLRIPQLTADIHSRNPVSSWRNASNARNGANNFLPSSGFTLLELLLVVFIISLLGAIAIPSWLSLLNTTRVNNAQSTLYSAMLQAKSKATEQKVIYQVSFREQNNTAQWAVHPVTINPLDAGWHDLNPSVKIDAAETTLYKHPATGVWRVQFNHKGHANGQLGRVTVALRDSGKKKRCVFVSTLLGALRQGQENSKPKNGRYCY
- a CDS encoding NB-ARC domain-containing protein; the protein is MDIDVLKFTDSLFFSETGQHINRLQKVILTGTLHGHKYSEIAKAENCTEGHVRNVASQLWQVLSNALEQEVNKSNLSDILHRYNFSIIISSEFVNINQMTLCNNIQKLEVINNCSPVPPSPPAPANPPPLYIDLGDAPEIFTFYDSPRGDFGSRTTELATLEQWISNDGFNRGDILPSRTKIAAILGMSGIGKTALAIRLIDRIKTQFNYVIYRSLRFSPPLETMLTNLLQIFSESAENSPPVWGKQGIANSQIFNYLRQHRCLIVFDDLEALFSDGKLAGQYKPGHEDYQRSLQQVTEVNHHSCFILISSEQPREIAELEKSNYPIHSLVLGGIGIAAKDILTGHQLSDESMWETLINLYQGNPLWLNITATLIAELFGGSVADFLQYDMPMLDESLRWRLEQQFQRLTEPEIAVITQLAYSTEAVALSQLLNELTLSPTELINAVRSLVRRFIVETEERGKITCFTLNPVVAQYVKTRQ
- the gatB gene encoding Asp-tRNA(Asn)/Glu-tRNA(Gln) amidotransferase subunit GatB codes for the protein MTTATPVKTKYEAIIGLETHCQVKSDTKIFCHCSTEFGTPPNTNVCPVCMGMPGVLPVLNERVLEYAVKTGLALNCQIAKYSKFDRKQYFYPDLPKNYQISQYDLPIAEHGYLEIELIDDDGNAARKKIGITRLHMEEDAGKLVHGGSDRLAGSTHSLVDFNRTGVPLMEIVSEPDIRSGAEAAEYGQELQRIVRYLGVSDGNMQEGSLRCDVNISIRPVGQKEFGVKVEIKNMNSFSAIQRAIDYEIERQIEALESGEKIFQETRLWEEGSQRTISMRSKEGSSDYRYFPEPDLGPIEIPAYQLEEWKSQLPELPAAKRHRYENNIGLSAYDTRVLTDDRSVAEYFEATLQAGADAKLAANWIMGDITGYLKNEKLTIDQIALKPAELSELISLIQAGTISGKIAKDILPELLTAGGSPKALVESKGLIQISDTGALEVMIAEVLAAHPDELAKYRGGKKQLKGFFVGQVIKKSGGRADPKLTNQLLSQQLDG
- a CDS encoding prepilin-type N-terminal cleavage/methylation domain-containing protein — its product is MKSIFSYFGFLDRKPNSGFTLVELLFVIIIIGILSTISIVTMFNSIKKAKQVEAILNINDCQKKQLVFYTENHRFTNALELLGLQPESQHFIYQVEISPPTEPEHGNETLVCCMAAEKGGDGQMLFMCTSSSD
- a CDS encoding BrnT family toxin, whose product is MQFEWDENKNAQNLKKHGISFEEAQEIFDGIVFTAIDERFDYGEIREISIGAIQGVVIVTAY
- a CDS encoding prepilin-type N-terminal cleavage/methylation domain-containing protein, translated to MCFQMHRLTIKKTGFLLFVSKVICLSRKRNPASSEKGLTLVECLAAIVIFGLSITAITSPIMLAMATRVRAYRVQQAMQIAQGEIDRVRLILERGDLSLAQLTPLLPPNAGGGEAAAFGAPTAEDTACKTTASTPKPTASNSNQWCRVTLKNEEFAVQTFRTKTTALKDISPDSKSQTPIGLMMGVRVYPIAAINSKQALSKEPMSLGFSAITTSSAAPLVAIYTPIVRSDLDESAEVYKALLK